In methanogenic archaeon ISO4-H5, the following are encoded in one genomic region:
- a CDS encoding GTPase subunit of restriction endonuclease: MELSNNLLLYGPPGTGKTYNTVNYAVSIIENRPFEEIVKEGYALALEKYSKYTLMGRIAFMTFHQSLSYDDFIEGIRPDITEDGSLVYVPMPGAFYRFCRDADHPRLIDGAVPDIFVTVSDDSHIYTVSIPEAENQQDFEMSVIDPQLLPEGTSAGDVLVSMVSPTESDMIGVVMSTNPDRCVVRWHKFSAAQKVKGAQKGREMPYRIYMPTKKFVYTLVHEGGSGDMGNCVFIIDEINRGNISRIFGELITLLESSRRKGNPECLEVYLAQMKTMFSVPDNVYVLGTMNTADKSLTALDAALRRRFEFIEMMPDPMVLNNREVSGVNLSKLLAIINNRIEILYDREHMIGHAYFISVKSIDDLAQCFINKVIPLLQEYFFDDYEKICWVLGRHDDPRKCDFIVMRPRTSFQMKFNLPNIFDIVKDYRVFLNPESYILMYKGEL; the protein is encoded by the coding sequence GTGGAACTATCTAACAACCTACTGCTCTACGGACCTCCCGGAACGGGTAAGACCTACAACACGGTCAATTATGCCGTCTCTATCATCGAAAACCGTCCGTTCGAGGAGATAGTCAAGGAGGGTTACGCGCTGGCTCTGGAGAAATACAGCAAGTATACCCTTATGGGCAGGATTGCCTTCATGACGTTCCACCAGTCCCTCAGCTACGATGATTTCATCGAGGGTATCAGGCCCGATATTACCGAGGACGGGTCCCTGGTGTACGTCCCCATGCCCGGAGCCTTCTACAGGTTCTGCAGGGATGCAGACCACCCCCGTCTCATCGACGGTGCGGTGCCCGACATATTCGTCACCGTATCCGACGACAGCCACATCTACACCGTTTCCATCCCGGAAGCCGAGAACCAACAGGACTTCGAGATGTCGGTCATCGACCCACAGCTCCTGCCCGAAGGCACCAGTGCAGGTGATGTGCTCGTATCGATGGTGTCTCCCACGGAATCCGACATGATCGGCGTCGTGATGAGCACCAACCCCGACAGGTGTGTAGTCCGCTGGCACAAGTTCTCTGCTGCGCAGAAAGTCAAAGGTGCTCAGAAGGGACGCGAGATGCCCTACCGCATCTATATGCCCACCAAGAAGTTCGTGTACACTCTGGTGCACGAAGGCGGTTCCGGCGATATGGGTAACTGTGTGTTCATCATCGACGAGATCAACAGGGGTAACATCTCCAGGATTTTCGGAGAATTGATTACCCTGCTGGAATCATCCAGGAGGAAGGGCAATCCCGAGTGTCTCGAGGTATATCTGGCACAGATGAAGACCATGTTCTCGGTACCGGATAACGTGTACGTTCTGGGAACCATGAACACCGCAGACAAGTCGCTTACCGCTCTGGATGCCGCTCTCAGGAGGAGGTTCGAGTTCATCGAGATGATGCCCGATCCAATGGTCCTCAATAACAGAGAGGTATCGGGAGTCAACCTCAGCAAGCTGCTTGCGATTATTAACAACCGTATCGAGATCCTCTACGACAGGGAGCACATGATCGGTCATGCGTACTTCATCAGCGTCAAATCCATCGACGATCTTGCACAGTGTTTCATCAATAAGGTCATCCCCCTGCTCCAGGAGTACTTCTTCGATGATTACGAGAAGATCTGCTGGGTTCTCGGAAGGCATGATGATCCCAGGAAGTGCGACTTCATCGTCATGAGACCCAGGACCAGCTTCCAGATGAAGTTCAACCTCCCCAACATATTCGACATCGTCAAGGATTACCGCGTGTTCCTGAACCCGGAATCCTACATACTCATGTACAAGGGAGAATTGTGA
- a CDS encoding McrBC 5-methylcytosine restriction system component, producing MTLIQLKESDRLYMNEACGKEYTKMVELLEDKDYLVLEKSARGVCMQARGCVGFLSFYDGTRVNLLPNVSEVRSDDGSANMLMEMLYSIFGIGTRNGMTENLFEFFIKVFADSVSRLIRCGLRSKYHLVSGNEKAFKGRIVFNEHIRQNFIHKERIYVEYETYSQNRPENRLIKTTLETLSRISTDSSNLKRLKTLVMEMEEIPMSVDVDRDLSMVIVDRNMVDYIPSLFWCNLFLKGMGLAGASRDNLSYAMIIDTQSVYSAYVAKMSTNERIDGMYQVKYNAEVINKGDSKDTSVILVDLSWNFYDREKDRNINDAELLYVSAPGYRAIPAANNNRLRSMAGSYLSDVLA from the coding sequence ATGACACTGATCCAGCTCAAGGAATCTGACCGCCTCTACATGAACGAGGCCTGCGGAAAGGAGTACACCAAGATGGTGGAGCTCTTGGAGGATAAGGATTACCTTGTGTTGGAAAAATCCGCAAGAGGGGTATGCATGCAAGCCAGGGGCTGTGTGGGATTCCTCTCATTCTATGACGGTACCAGGGTCAATCTGCTTCCAAATGTCTCCGAAGTCCGCAGTGACGATGGCAGTGCCAACATGCTGATGGAGATGCTGTATTCCATTTTCGGAATCGGGACCAGGAACGGAATGACCGAGAACCTTTTCGAGTTCTTCATAAAGGTGTTCGCGGACTCCGTTTCCAGGCTCATCAGGTGCGGACTGAGGTCCAAATACCATCTGGTCTCGGGCAACGAGAAGGCATTCAAGGGAAGAATCGTGTTCAACGAGCACATACGTCAGAATTTCATTCACAAGGAGAGGATCTATGTCGAGTACGAGACCTACTCCCAGAACAGGCCTGAGAATAGGCTTATCAAAACCACTTTGGAGACTCTCTCCAGGATATCAACGGACAGCAGCAATCTCAAGAGACTCAAGACACTCGTCATGGAGATGGAGGAGATTCCCATGTCTGTCGATGTGGACAGGGATCTCAGCATGGTGATAGTGGACCGTAACATGGTCGACTACATACCGTCACTCTTCTGGTGCAATCTGTTCCTGAAGGGAATGGGGCTGGCGGGAGCCAGCCGGGACAATCTGAGCTATGCGATGATCATCGATACGCAATCGGTGTACAGCGCATATGTGGCGAAGATGTCCACGAACGAACGCATTGATGGCATGTACCAGGTAAAGTACAATGCCGAGGTGATAAACAAAGGAGATTCGAAGGATACTTCAGTAATATTGGTCGATTTGAGTTGGAACTTCTACGACAGAGAGAAGGACAGGAACATCAATGATGCGGAACTGCTCTATGTGAGCGCACCGGGTTATCGTGCCATTCCTGCAGCGAACAACAACAGACTCAGATCGATGGCTGGAAGCTATCTTTCGGACGTCCTTGCATGA